CCTCCTGGTCGGCGCGCGGTATCCAGTGGAAGCCGACCTCGATCTGTTCACCGTGCGGATCGGCCCAGTTCAACGGCACCAGGAGATCACCGTCACAGGGCTCGGTCGCCTGAGCACACTCGTGGGAGGCGATCGGCCCGTGCTCCCCGGGATCCCCGTTCGCGGTCGCCCCGGCCAAGCCGGTCGTCGCCGACAACAGGGCGACCGAGACGGCTCCCACGATTCCTGTTCGTTTCTTCCGTGGATCGACTCTCATACGCCTGATCGTGCTGCGGACTCCGTCACCGGACGCCCGTGATCATCCCGGATTCGGATCCGGGTGACCCGCACCGTCACCTCGATGATCGCCCTGAGCCCGTTCGACGAGGCAGGCCCGAGAGTCCGCCGTGGCCGCATCCCGCCACGGCTCTATGGTCGGGGCACGCGCTCGGCATGAACCTCCCCGCGAGAAGGGTCCTTCCTTGTCCGAAACCCCGTCACCCCGGTCCCCAGAATCGACGGATGCCACCGGCCCGAGCGGATCCGCCTCGTGGTCGACGCGCGCCGAACGGCATGGCGACGGCCCCGAGATCCGTCGGGTGAACGTGGCGGCCTTCGAGACCGAGGAGGAGGCCGACCTGGTCGACGCGCTGCGGGCCGATCCGGCGTGGCGGCCCGGCCTGTCCCTCGTGGCCGTCGACGACGGGGACCGCATCATCGGTCACGTCCTGTTGACCCGGTGCCACATCGACGGCGAGCCCGCGCTCGCACTCGCCCCGGTGGCGGTGCTGCCCGAACAGCAAGGCCGCGGCGTGGGCGCCTCGATGATCCGTGCCGCCCTGGCGGCCGCCCGAGCACAGGGCGAGGGCACGGTGATCGTTCTCGGGCACCCGGAGTACTACCCGAGATTCGGCTTCGTCCCCGCCTCCCGGTTCGGCATCCGGCCACCGCAGGACTGGCCGGACGAGGCGTTCCTGGCGCTGCCGCTGGTCGAGAACGACAGCCCGCCTGCGGGGACCGTCCGCTATCCCGCGCCGTTCGGCATCGACTGAGACCGATACGCGAGCCGTGACTCAGCGGCTGGTATACCCGGCGTCCACGTGCAGGGTCGTCCCGGTGACATAGGACGAGAGATCCGATGCCAACCACAGACTGGCCTGGGCCACCTCCCTGGCCTCTCCGAACCGCTCCAACAGGCTGAGCTGCGCGGCGTATTCGTGCTCGTCGAAACCGAACTGCTCCAACGCGCCGCGCAACATCGGCGTGTCGATGGCGCCCGGCGCCACGGAGTTGATCCGGATTCCCTTGCCGCCGTTCTCCATCGCGGCGGTCTTGGTCAGGCCGACGACGCCGTGTTTGGCCGCGACATAGGCGGCGTTGTTCGGCTGCGGACGGAACCCACTGACCGAGGAGATGTTGACGATCGAACCGCCGTCGCCCTGCGCGAGCAGCTGCCGGATCTCGTGCTTCATGCACAACGCGGTGCCCTTGAGGTCGATTGCGATCAACCGGTCCCAGTAGTCCTCGTCCAGATCCGCGATCGGCCGGTCGTCCGGGGTCAACGCCGCATTGTTGATGGCGACGTCGAGCCTGCCGAACCGTTCCACGGTCGCCGCGACCAACCCGGCGACGTCCTCCGAGGAGGAGATGTCCACCCGGTGGAAGATCGCGGTACCGCCCGCCGCCTCGATCTCGGCGACCGTCTGCCTGCCCAGCTTCTCATCGATATCGGCGACGACCACCTTCGCCTTCGCCTCGGCGAAGAGCAGGGCCGTCGCGGCGCCCATCCCCTTCGCGGCACCGGTGACGATCGCGGTCTTTCCTTCGAGAACGGGGAACGTCATGCTGCCCGATGCTAGTTCGACTACTCGGGTCCCGCAGTGGCGACGACTCCCCCACCAGCGGTGATAGCGACCCGGCCCCGAAAGCGAATCCGCGCCGGGGTGCTGCGGCGGCCGAACACGCCAGACGATGACGGGCCCACCTGTGGGCCCGTCATCGGTGGTGCATCAACGCTCGGAATCCGCCCCATCACGAGGCTTGGTCGCCGCGTCTCGGGCTGCGGCGTCCCCGCCGTCCGCCGAGTCGGCACCCTCCTCGCGGTCGTCGTCGAGCAGGTCCTCCTCGTCGTCGTCCATGTCCGTGGACTTGTACGGGTCGGCTTCGCCCGCGAACGTCGCGCCGGAGGCCAGCCGGGCCACCTCGGCATCGGCCTCGCGTGCCCTGGCCAGCAGCTCGTCCATGCTCTTGGCGGCTTCGGGAACGGTGTCGGCCGCGAAGGTCAACGTCGGAGTGAAGCGGATACCGGTCTGCTGTCCGACCAGACTCCGCAACACGCCCTTGGCGCTCTCCAACGCCGCGGCGGCCGAGGCCACATCCGGCGGTGCATCGACGCTCTCACCGATCACCGTGTAATACAGCGTGGCGTCTCGCAGGTCGGGCGTGACCTTGGCGTCGGTGATCGTCACCCTCGCCAACCTCGGGTCCTTGACCTCACGTTCCAACGCGGAGGCCACGATCTGGGCGATCCGCTTGGCGAGCCTGCGGGCGCGGGCCACATCGGCCACGGCGCTCCTCCTTGATCACTAGAATCCAGACAAACCGCCGACCGGCCACGAGGACCGGTCGGCGGGTGGTTCGCTATTCGTCCTCCGGCCCCAGCAATCGCTGACGAGCCGCGAGCAATTCGATCTCGGGGCGACCCGCCACCGTCCGTTCACAGGCATCCAGCACCGTGCGGACATGCTGCGCATCGGCTGCGACCACCGCAACCCCGATCAACGAGCGACGATGCAGATCGAGATGGCCGCTCTCGGCAACCGACACCTCGAAGCGCTTGCGCAGCTCCGCGATGATCGGCCGGACCACCGACCGCTTCTGCTTCAACGAGTGAACATCGCCCAATAACAGGTCGAGTTCCAGGGCACCGACGTACACCGGCATCACCATGACGAGCTGGTCTTCGAAAGTGGTCCACCCGCTCGAAGGAAACGGGTGGGGACGAACTCGGTGGGCAGGCCCAGCTCAGGACCTGCCCACCGAGATCTCGTCTCAGGAGCGCTTCTTCTCGCGCATCTCGTAGGTCTCGATCACGTCGCCGACCCGGAGGTCGGAGTACGAACCGAGCGTCAGACCACACTCGAAGCCCTCGCGGACCTCGGTGACGTCGTCCTTGAAGCGCCGCAGCGTCGAGACACTGAGCCCCTCGGACACGACCACGTTGTCCCGAAGCAGCCTGGCCTTGCTCCGCCTGCGAACCTCGCCACCGAGCACCATGCAACCGGCGATCGTACCGATCTTCGAGGACTTGAAGACCTCGCGGACCTCGGCGCGACCCAGCTCGACCTCTTCGAACTCCGGCTTGAGCATGCCCTTGAGAGCCTGCTCGATCTCCTCGATCGCCCGGTAGATGACCGAGTAGTACCGGATGTCGATGCCCTCGTGGGTGGCCTGGTCGACCACCTTGCCCTCGGCCCGGACGTTGAAGCCCAGGATGATGGCGTCGGAGGCGATCGCGAGGTCGACGTTGGCCTTGGTGATGCCACCGACGCCCCGGTCGATGACCCGGAGCTCCACCTCGTCGCCCACATCGATCTTCAGGAGCGCGGCCTCGAGTGCCTCGACGGTACCCGAGTTGTCGCCCTTGATGATCAGGTTGAGCTGACTGGTCTCCTTGAGGGCCTTGTCCAGGTCCTCCAGGCTGACCCGCTTGCGCCGCGACGCGAACTGCGCGTTGCGCATCCGGGCCTGCCTGCGGTCCGCGATCTGCCTGGCGACCCGGTCCTCGTCGACGACGAGGAAGGTGTCACCCGCACCCGGAACCGAGGTGAAGCCGATGACCTGCACCGGACGCGACGGAGTCGCCTCGATGATGTCCTCGTTGAACTCGTCGACCATCCGACGGACCCGCCCGTAGGCGTCGCCCGCGACGATCGAGTCGCCCACCCGCAGCGTTCCGCGCTGGACCAGCACGGTCGCCACCGGGCCACGGCCGCGGTCGAGGTGCGCCTCGATCGCGACACCCTGGGCCTCCATGTTCGGGTTGGCCCGCAGGTCCAACGTCGCGTCCGCCGTCAGCACGATGGCCTCGAGAAGGCTCTCGATGTTGGTGCCCTGTCGCGCCGAGATGTCGACGAACATCGTCTCGCCGCCGTACTCCTCGGCGACCAGCCCGTAGTCGGTGAGCTGCTGACGGATCCGCTGCGGGTTGGCGCCCTGCTTGTCGATCTTGTTGACCGCCACGACCACCGGCACGTTCGCCGCCTGGGCGTGGTTGATGGCCTCCACCGTCTGCGGCATGACGCCGTCGTCGGCGGCGACCACGATCACCGCGATGTCCGTCGAGTTCGCACCACGGGCACGCATGGCGGTGAACGCCTCGTGACCGGGGGTGTCGATGAAGGTGATCAGACGTTCCTGCTCGCCCATGTCGAGCTTCACCTGGTAGGCACCGATGTGCTGGGTGATGCCGCCTGCCTCGCCCTCCTGGACGTTGGTCTTGCGGATCGTGTCCAGCAGTCGGGTCTTACCGTGGTCGACGTGACCCATGACGGTCACCACCGGCGGACGGAACTCGAGGTCGTCCTCGTTGCCCGCGTCCTCGCCGTAGGTGATGTCGAAGGTGTCGAGGAGCTCTCGGTCCTCCTCCTCCGGGCTCACGACCTGGATCGTGTAGTTCATCTCCTGGCCGAGCAGGCCCAGGACCTCGTCGGAGACCGACTGAGTCGCCGTCACCATCTCACCGAGGTGGAACATCGCCTGGACCATCGCGGCCGGGTTGGCGTTGATCTTCTCGGCGAAGTCGGTGAGCGAGGCACCTCGGGGCAGCCGGACCGTCTCGCCGTTACCCCGGGGCAGCCGGACGCCGCCGACCGAGGGCGCCTGCATGTTGTCGAACTCTTGACGCTTCTGCCGCTTCGACTTGCGGCCGCGTCGAGCCGGACCGCCGGGACGCCCGAAGGCACCCGCCGCGCCACCCCGACCTCGGTTACCGCCACCGCCGGGACGGCCACGGAAGCCGCCTGCGGGCGGAGCACCTGCACCGGGAGCGCCGCCGCCACCGCCGGGGCCGCCTCGGTAGCCGCCGCCACCGCCGCCGCCTCGGTAACCGCCACCGCCGCCGCCACCGGGACGACCACCGCCGCCACCGGGACCACCCGGCCGGCCGCCGCCGCCACCGGGGCGACCGCCGCCGGGACGACCGCCACCGCCGCCGGGACCACCGGAGGGCCTACCGGACGGCATCATGCCGGGGTTGGGCCGAGGCGGCATCATGCCCGGGTTGGGCCGGTTGCCGCCGCCACCGCCTGCGGGACCCGAGGGACGGGCGCCACCGGAGGAGCCACCTCGGTCGGAACGCGGTGCACCGCGCTCGGGCCGGTTACCGCCGGGACGCGGCGCACCGCCACCGGGACCACCGCTGCCGCCGGGGCCGCCACTGCCGCCCTGGCCGCCGGAACGGGGGCCCGCCGGTCGCGGCGAGGCACCGCCGACGCCGAACGGGTTGTTACCCGGCCGAGGTGCACGCGGGCCTGGCTTCGGCGACTGCGGCCTCGGGGGAACCACCGACCCACCAGGGGCGGGCCTGTTTCCACCCGGACGGTTGCCGCCCGGACGCTCCGGGCCGCGCTGCTGCGGCGACGGGGTCTGCTCCGGCTTCGGCGCAGGCTTGCGCGGGCCGGGCATCGGCGCACGTCCGCCTGCCTGCGGTCCGCCCGACGTCGGGGCGGGTCCACTGGGCTTGGCCGACTCGGCCGCTGCTGCGGGCTTCTTCGCAGGCGGAGGTGTCGGGGTCGGAGCCGGGCCGGGGGTCGGAGTCGCGGGAGCCGCCGGGGCGGCCTGCTGCTCCGCCTGCGGCGCAGGCTTGGCCGGTCCAGGCTTGGCCGGACCGGGCTTGAACATCCCGGGACCGGGGCGCACCGCAGGGCGCTCCGTGCCCGACTCGTCGGACTGGGACTTCGGCGCGGGCGGACCCGGCTTCGCCGAGGTCTCGGGGCGGGGTCCGCTCCGACGAGACCGTCCTCCGTCACCCTTCGGGAATGCGTCCCGCAGTCTGCGGGCGACCGGCGCCTCCACCGTGGAGGACGCCGACTTCACGTACTCGCCGAGGTCCTGGAGCTTGGTCAGTACTTCTTTGCTCGTGACGCCGAGCTCTTTTGCGAGCTCGTGCACGCGGGCCTTGCCTGCCACTGCTCTCCTCATCTGGTGAGGCCGAGCGGCAGTTCCCGCACGACCTCGTCCTACCGTCGAAACACGTTCATGGCTTCAGCTTCACGGCTGCTTCATGACGGGTCGACCTGCTTCCTCTTGCGGCAGACGTGGAAGGGCTCCACGTCAGTCTTCAACACCTTCGACGACACCGAGATACGTCCGCACCGCCGACAAGTCGAGCGGCCCCGGAACGCGCAGCGAACGGGGAAGAGCCCGACGTCGCTCGGCGAGCCGAAGGCACTTCGGGTCGGGATGCAGCCAGGCACCCCTGCCCGAGAGTCTTCGCTTGGGGTCCGGGACCACGACACCGGTCGCGGCCACCACCCTCAACAGCTCGGATACCACCGCACGGCGACGACAGCCGACACAGGTCCGTACCGGACGAGCGCGCTCTGGAATCGCTGACATGTGGTGATCCAATGAAAGTTTAACCCGTGCCTCTCACTCAGCCGAACCGGCCGTTGGGGAGCCTGCGGAATCCGATGTCGAGATCGGCAGGTCCTGGACCGGTGTGGCGGGTTCCGCATCGCTGCGGATGTCGATCCGCCAGCCGGTGAGTCTGGCCGCCAACCTGGCGTTCTGTCCTTCTTTTCCGATCGCCAACGAGAGCTGGAAATCGGGAACGATCACCCGTGCGGTCTTGGCGCGCTCGTCCACGACCTGGACGGATACCACCTTGGCGGGTGAGAGCGCGTTGCCGACGAACGAGGCCGGGTCATCCGAGAAGTCGACGATATCGATCTTCTCACCGCCCAACTCGCTCATCACGTTACGCACCCGTGCGCCCATCGGACCGATGCACGCGCCCTTGGCGTTGACCCCGGACACCGTCGAGTGAACGGCGATCTTGGATCGGTGTCCCGACTCACGCGCGACGGCCGGGATCTCCACGACCCCGTCGGCGATCTCGGGGACCTCCAGCGCGAACAGCTTGCGCACCAGGTTCGGGTGGGTCCGCGAGAGGGTGACCTGGGTGCCCCTGGCGCCCCGCGACACTCCGACCACGTAGCACTTGATGCGACTTCCGTGGGTGTAGGTCTCGGTGGGGACCTGCTCCGCAGGCGGGATCACTCCCTCGATCTCACCGACCTGGACCACCACCATACCCCTGGCGTTGGCCCTGGCGTCGCGTTGCACGACCCCGGCCAGGATCTCGCCCTCCTTGGCGGCGAACTCGCCGTAGGTGCGCTCGTGCTCCGCATCGCGCAACCGCTGCAGGATGACCTGTCGCGCGGTGGTCGCCGCGATCCGCCCGAAGCCCTCCGGGGTGTCGTCCCACTCCTCGGTGACCGCGCCCTCGGCGTCGAGGTCGTAGGCCAGCACCCGCACCATGCCGGATTTGCGATCGATGTCGATCCTGGCGTGCGGGTGGTGCCCCTCGGTGTGCCGGTATGCGGTGAGGAGCGCGCTCTCGATTGCCTCGAGAACCGTGTCGAAGGGGATGTCCTTGTCCCGCTCGATCGCCCGAAGTGCGGCGATGTCGACGTTCACTGCGACTTCTCCTCCGTATTCGACCGCACGCCCTCGGCGTGCGCGTCCTGATCCACGCCGGCAGCCTGCCGGTCGTGTTCTGCCTCGTCGCCCAGCAGCAGGAGGTCCTCCTCGGCGGGTGGCCGGAACTCCACCTCCACCGTCGCGCGCTCCACCTCGGCGAATGCCAGGCGGCGCAGCGTCCGGTCGACCAGGAGTGTGACCCCGTCCTCGTCACAGGCACCGACGCGTCCCGTCAGGTCACCGCCGTCGGCGAGCCGCACCGTGACCAGCCTGCGACGAGCCCGTCGCCAGTGCCTCGGCTTGGTCAGCGGCCGGTCGACGCCCGGCGAGGTGACCTCGAGTGTGTAGGGGCCGCCGAACAACGAATCGGTCTCGTCGTCCTGGCCGTCCAGCACCGAGGACACCGCTCTGCTGGCCGAGGCGATGTCGTCCAGACCGATTCCGGTCTCCGAATCCACCACGACCTTGACGACACGTCGATTGCCCGCACGCCCGATGTCCAGTGAGTCGAGCTCGAAACCGAGCGCGACGAGGGCCTGGGCGATCAGGGGTTCCAACTCCGCCGATGTCGCGGCGCCCCGTCCTGCGGGCACGGCCCTCTTCTTGGACTGCGCACCCCGGTCCTGACCACTCGGCACGTACTCGACTCCCTCGGGTTCGCTGCTGCTCGGGTTCCTCCGCTGCGGCCGCGGCGACCATGCCGCCACCGCGCATGGCGGGCCGCCCGGCCAGCACGAGTCTGGACGGTCGTAGTGGACCAGGGTATCGCGTGGGTGAAGTGGCCCGGCCCGGAGATGCCCGCAGGCACGGCGAACGGCCCCGCGCACCGCGCTGGCAGGATGAACGATCGTGACTCTCCCGACCACTCCGTCTCCGCCACCCAAGCCCGCCGCCCGGCCGATCGGACGGCGCAGGCTCCTGTTCGCCGGGCTGCTCGGCGCGGTGGCATTGCCGTTGCTGGCCGCGTGCACCGAGCCGCCGCCACCCGAGCCGGATGTCCTCGAACCGTTGTTGGAGTCAGCCGAGGCCGACGCCGCGCTGGCCGAGGCGGTCGTCGCGGCCTTCCCGGAGCTGGCCGACCGGGTCGGCCCGGTCGCCGCCGATCGGGCCGCCCACGCCGACGCACTGCGCCAAGAGATCGACCGGGCGGTGACCGTGCCGCCCACCGAATCCTCCGCCGCACCACAGCCCGAACCGGCGGAGCCGCCCGCCGATGCCGAGTCCGCACTCGTCACGCTTCAGGAGGCCGTCGGACAGGCCGCCGCGCAGGCGGCCGAATCGACATCGAGCCTGTCCGGTCACCGGGCCGGACTGGTCGGATCCATCAGCGCGAGCTGCACGACCCTGGGAGAGGTGCTCCGATGATCGATCGTGTACCCCGCGCCACCGCAGGCGACGACCCGACCACCGAGGAGACCTCCGGTTCCAACGAGGCGACCCTCGATCTGGGCGACGCCGTCGAGTCGGTACAGCAGGCGTTGGGCGCCGAGCACGCCGCCGTGTGGGCCTATGGCCTGGCCGCTGCCTTCACCGACGCCTCGGTCGCCGAGGCGCTGGCCGAGGGCACCCGGATCCACACCGATCGCCGCGACCTCGTGGAGACCGCGCTGCGGGCGCAGGGCACCGATCCGGCCCCCACCGAGGCCGCGTATCAGCCGCCGGAGCCGGTCACCGACCACGCCTCGGCCGTGGCGATGCTGGTGTTGACCGAGTCCGACTGCGCGGCGGGCTGGCGCGCGGTGTTGGAGCGGGCCCAGGAGCCGGAGCTGCGCGGCATCACCTTGGAGATGCTCACCGACGCGGCCCTGCGCGCGACCCGTTGGCGGCGGGTCGCCGGTCAGACGCCGTCGACCGTTCCCTTCCCCGGCTCGCCATCGTGATCATCCGGGCCGGGGCCCGCGTGAGTCGACGACTCACCCGGCGTCCCGGTCCGGGCCGGACCTGATCAGTCGCCGTTGTCGTCGTACTGCTTGATCGCCTCGGCGCTGATTCCCTGCAGGACGGCCTTACTGGTCGGATCCTCGCGGTTGTCGTAGAAGGTCGACTCGGAGATCAGCAGGGTGTCGCCCCGCTGCTCGGAGGCATAACCGGCGCCCGGGTACAGGTCGGAGGGCCCGCCCTCGATCCGCACGCCCTCGGTCAGCAGGTCGTTGACGTTTCCGGTCCCGTCCTGCGTGGTGAGGGTGTTCAGCGCGCTGGCGGTCTCCTCCTGGTCGAACCGGACCGCGACCAAGGACACCGCGACGCCTTCGCCCTCGTGCGTCGTGGTGTAGAGCAGCTGGGTCAGCTCGGTGCAGGTGTGGTCTTGGAAGAACTGCTTCACCTGGCCGTAGGAGTGATCGACGCAGCCCACCCCGGAGTAGCTGCGCTCGCCCTGCGGCACGGTCGCGAACTCGTAGGGCAGCTCCTCGACATCGTTGCCGGTCGACGGTTCCGTCGTACCCGGGCGGTCGGCTCGATCCGAGGGGTCAGAGTGGGGCTTGGGCTGGAGGAGCAGATACACCGTGCCGGAGATCACCGCGACCAGCACGAGGCCGAGCCCCTTGAGCAGGTAGTCGGCGGTCTTGCTCTTCGGCGGCGGTGCGGCAGCGGGCCGAGGTCTGCGAGTGCCGCCCGGCGGCCGTGCCGCCGCGCCCGCCGAGGTCGGACCGCCGGGCGGACCCTGCCGAGCCGCAGCCGGACCGTGCTGGCCCTGTGGCGCCGCGCTGGGCGCCGAATGCCCCATGGGAGCACCGAAACCCTGGGCGGGGGTCGGTGGGGCGTTGTGGCCGACCTGAGCGCCTGGATGGCCTTGCGCAGCGGCGGCGGGCTGGGCGGCGAAACCGGGTGCCGGGGTCGCCTGCCAGGGCTGGGCGGGCATGCCATGCCCGGGCGTCGGGGGCGGCGGTTGCGCAGCGGGCTGCTGCCCGTACTGGACGGGGCCCGCAGCGGGCGGGTGCGCGGCGTTCTGACCGTACTGGGCGGTCTGGGGACTCTGGGCTGCCTGGGGGCTCTGGCCGTAGTGCGCGGTCTGGTCGTGCTGAACGGGCCCCGATGCGGGCGGCTGCGCTGTCTGCGGCTGATACGCGGGACTGGGCGGTACCGAGGTGGCGGCGCCCATCGCGAATCCCTGTGCGGGGGTCGGCGGCGGCAGCGGCTGCGCGACGGTGGCCTGATCGGCGGGGTTGTGGAAACCCGGCGGCGGCGTCGGCGGACCGAATCTCGGCGCAACGTTCTGCTGCGGATCATGGACATCGGCCTGCCCGGGCGGCACGAACCCTCGGTGCCCGCCGGAGGAATGGGCGCCGCCCCGCGCCTCGGTGGAATGTGCCGAGGCTAACGACGCCTGCGACCCCGAATGCGCCGACGGCAGTCGATCCTGGGACGACTCGGTCGTCGAGGTCGGTTGCTCCTCGGCACCATCGGCATCGGGCCGCGCGTGGGCGGCGTGTCGGGACCCGGATCGGACTGAATCCGGCTTCGAGTGCTCGGTCGTGGCCTGCTCAGCGGACTGCTCGACGCTCTCCGGCGTAGACCATGACGAACCGGATACAGCGGGCATCGGAGTAGTCGTCTCGATGTTCCTCGGCCCCGCCTGTCGTGTCGCCGGGTCGGAATCGTGATCCGGGTTCGCCATGGGGACACACCGTAATGTGTTTCGGCTCCTCAGGCGACGACACCTCTCGAATCAGCTTCGAAGCGCACGCACCACACGGTCGACGTCCTCCTCGGTGTTGTAGAGGTGGAAGGACAACCGGACCCTGCCCGATCGAACCGAGGCCGCGATGCCCTGTTCGGCCAAGCTGCCCGCACCGTCGGGCAGATCCAGCGCGACGATCGCGGAGTCCCTCGGGGCCAGGTCGAGTCGTTCCAACAGCAGGTCGGCCAGGCCGACGCAGTGTGCGCGCACCGAGGCGAGGTCCAGACTCACCAACCAGGGCAGCGCCTCGGCCGCGCCGAGATGCGCATGCCAGATCGGGGAGGTGTCCAGGCCCCTGGCTCCGGGATGGAGTGCGGCGGACGCCCCGTAGAGATTGTTCCAGCGGTCGTCGGCGGCGTACCAGCTCGCAGCCGACGGCCGGGCCTCGGCCAGCCCTCGTTCCGAGCAGGCCAGCCAGCAGGCCCCGTTGGTGCTGAGCAGCCACTTGTGCGAGACCCCGACCAACCAGTCGGCCCAACCCAACGACAGCGGCTGCCAACCGGCGGCCTGGCTGACGTCCAGCAGGACTCGAGCACCGGTCCGCTCCGCGGCCGCGCGTAGGGCCGCCAGATCCACGGTGCGTCCATCGCGGGACTGCGTGACGGACACCGTCACCAGGTCGTGGTCGGCGACCCGCTCGGGAAGCGCCTCGAGGTCGACCTCGGTGATGGTGACTCCCCGGTCGGCGTGGACCGCGAACGGTCGCACCACACTGCCGAACTCCTCGGCGGCCGTCAGCACCCTGGTCCCGTCGGGCACCCCGGCGGCGACCATCCCGATCAGACTCGACACCGCCGAGCCGATGGCCACCCGGTCCGGATCCGCGCCGACCAGCGTGGCGAATGCGGCGCGGGCCGCATCCACCTCCGCGTCGAAGGAGGCATTGGGATGGGCGGCGGTGTACCAGTCCTCGACGGCCGAGGCGACCCGCCTGCCCACCCGCAGCGGTGGGACTCCGGTGGACGCGGTGTTCAGGTAGCCGGGCTGGATCTGGAACTGCTCGCCGAAGGCCTCATGCACGAGATCCGAGGCTAGCCGCTCGGGTTCTCGTCGACCAGGGTCCGAACGGGCCTCGTGGCCGGTGCTGCGCCGCCCATCGGCGGTACTGCTCGCCGTTGGGCACGCGGCTACGCTCGGCACCGTGCTGAGTGAGGAGATCGAGGTCCGCACGGGCGGCGTGGAGGTCGTCTACGACCTGACCGCCGAGTGTGAGCGGTTTCTAGCGAGTGTGAACGGCAACGGCAGAGGTGGTGCCGACGGCCTGCTGCACCTGTGGGTGCCGCACGCGACCGCCGGGCTGGCCGTGCTCGAGACGGGCGCGGGCAGTGACGACGATCTGTTGGCCGCGCTGCGGGATCTGCTGCCCAAGGACGACCGCTGGCGGCACCGGCACGGCTCTCCGGGACACGGGCGGGATCATGTCCTGCCCGCGTTGGTTCCGCCCCATGCGAGTGTGCCGGTGCTCGACGGTCGGATGGCGCTGGGCACCTGGCAGTCGGTCTGCCTGGTCGACACCAACGTCGACAACCCGGTACGGCGCGTTCGACTCAGCTTCCTGCCGGGTTGAGGCCTCCGACCTCGGCCAGCAACTCGTAGGAGCGCAACCGGTCCTGGTGTCCATGGATCATCGAGGTGACCATCAGTTCGTCGGCCTCGGTCCGCTCCAGCAGCTCGTTGAGCTGCTCCCGCACGCTCGACGGGGTCCCGACGATGTGGGAGGCGCCCCAGGACTCGACCACCG
This Actinoalloteichus hymeniacidonis DNA region includes the following protein-coding sequences:
- a CDS encoding GNAT family N-acetyltransferase, encoding MSETPSPRSPESTDATGPSGSASWSTRAERHGDGPEIRRVNVAAFETEEEADLVDALRADPAWRPGLSLVAVDDGDRIIGHVLLTRCHIDGEPALALAPVAVLPEQQGRGVGASMIRAALAAARAQGEGTVIVLGHPEYYPRFGFVPASRFGIRPPQDWPDEAFLALPLVENDSPPAGTVRYPAPFGID
- a CDS encoding SDR family NAD(P)-dependent oxidoreductase, whose product is MTFPVLEGKTAIVTGAAKGMGAATALLFAEAKAKVVVADIDEKLGRQTVAEIEAAGGTAIFHRVDISSSEDVAGLVAATVERFGRLDVAINNAALTPDDRPIADLDEDYWDRLIAIDLKGTALCMKHEIRQLLAQGDGGSIVNISSVSGFRPQPNNAAYVAAKHGVVGLTKTAAMENGGKGIRINSVAPGAIDTPMLRGALEQFGFDEHEYAAQLSLLERFGEAREVAQASLWLASDLSSYVTGTTLHVDAGYTSR
- the rbfA gene encoding 30S ribosome-binding factor RbfA, which encodes MADVARARRLAKRIAQIVASALEREVKDPRLARVTITDAKVTPDLRDATLYYTVIGESVDAPPDVASAAAALESAKGVLRSLVGQQTGIRFTPTLTFAADTVPEAAKSMDELLARAREADAEVARLASGATFAGEADPYKSTDMDDDEEDLLDDDREEGADSADGGDAAARDAATKPRDGADSER
- a CDS encoding DUF503 domain-containing protein, whose translation is MYVGALELDLLLGDVHSLKQKRSVVRPIIAELRKRFEVSVAESGHLDLHRRSLIGVAVVAADAQHVRTVLDACERTVAGRPEIELLAARQRLLGPEDE
- the infB gene encoding translation initiation factor IF-2, which codes for MAGKARVHELAKELGVTSKEVLTKLQDLGEYVKSASSTVEAPVARRLRDAFPKGDGGRSRRSGPRPETSAKPGPPAPKSQSDESGTERPAVRPGPGMFKPGPAKPGPAKPAPQAEQQAAPAAPATPTPGPAPTPTPPPAKKPAAAAESAKPSGPAPTSGGPQAGGRAPMPGPRKPAPKPEQTPSPQQRGPERPGGNRPGGNRPAPGGSVVPPRPQSPKPGPRAPRPGNNPFGVGGASPRPAGPRSGGQGGSGGPGGSGGPGGGAPRPGGNRPERGAPRSDRGGSSGGARPSGPAGGGGGNRPNPGMMPPRPNPGMMPSGRPSGGPGGGGGRPGGGRPGGGGGRPGGPGGGGGRPGGGGGGGYRGGGGGGGYRGGPGGGGGAPGAGAPPAGGFRGRPGGGGNRGRGGAAGAFGRPGGPARRGRKSKRQKRQEFDNMQAPSVGGVRLPRGNGETVRLPRGASLTDFAEKINANPAAMVQAMFHLGEMVTATQSVSDEVLGLLGQEMNYTIQVVSPEEEDRELLDTFDITYGEDAGNEDDLEFRPPVVTVMGHVDHGKTRLLDTIRKTNVQEGEAGGITQHIGAYQVKLDMGEQERLITFIDTPGHEAFTAMRARGANSTDIAVIVVAADDGVMPQTVEAINHAQAANVPVVVAVNKIDKQGANPQRIRQQLTDYGLVAEEYGGETMFVDISARQGTNIESLLEAIVLTADATLDLRANPNMEAQGVAIEAHLDRGRGPVATVLVQRGTLRVGDSIVAGDAYGRVRRMVDEFNEDIIEATPSRPVQVIGFTSVPGAGDTFLVVDEDRVARQIADRRQARMRNAQFASRRKRVSLEDLDKALKETSQLNLIIKGDNSGTVEALEAALLKIDVGDEVELRVIDRGVGGITKANVDLAIASDAIILGFNVRAEGKVVDQATHEGIDIRYYSVIYRAIEEIEQALKGMLKPEFEEVELGRAEVREVFKSSKIGTIAGCMVLGGEVRRRSKARLLRDNVVVSEGLSVSTLRRFKDDVTEVREGFECGLTLGSYSDLRVGDVIETYEMREKKRS
- a CDS encoding YlxR family protein, whose translation is MSAIPERARPVRTCVGCRRRAVVSELLRVVAATGVVVPDPKRRLSGRGAWLHPDPKCLRLAERRRALPRSLRVPGPLDLSAVRTYLGVVEGVED
- the nusA gene encoding transcription termination factor NusA, which translates into the protein MNVDIAALRAIERDKDIPFDTVLEAIESALLTAYRHTEGHHPHARIDIDRKSGMVRVLAYDLDAEGAVTEEWDDTPEGFGRIAATTARQVILQRLRDAEHERTYGEFAAKEGEILAGVVQRDARANARGMVVVQVGEIEGVIPPAEQVPTETYTHGSRIKCYVVGVSRGARGTQVTLSRTHPNLVRKLFALEVPEIADGVVEIPAVARESGHRSKIAVHSTVSGVNAKGACIGPMGARVRNVMSELGGEKIDIVDFSDDPASFVGNALSPAKVVSVQVVDERAKTARVIVPDFQLSLAIGKEGQNARLAARLTGWRIDIRSDAEPATPVQDLPISTSDSAGSPTAGSAE
- the rimP gene encoding ribosome maturation factor RimP, producing MPAGRGAATSAELEPLIAQALVALGFELDSLDIGRAGNRRVVKVVVDSETGIGLDDIASASRAVSSVLDGQDDETDSLFGGPYTLEVTSPGVDRPLTKPRHWRRARRRLVTVRLADGGDLTGRVGACDEDGVTLLVDRTLRRLAFAEVERATVEVEFRPPAEEDLLLLGDEAEHDRQAAGVDQDAHAEGVRSNTEEKSQ